One genomic segment of Syngnathus typhle isolate RoL2023-S1 ecotype Sweden linkage group LG8, RoL_Styp_1.0, whole genome shotgun sequence includes these proteins:
- the eif3s10 gene encoding eukaryotic translation initiation factor 3 subunit A yields MPAYFQRPENALKRANEFLEVGKKQPALDVLYDVIKSKKHRTWQKIHEPIMLKYLELCVDLRKSHLAKEGLYQYKNICQQVNIKSLEDVVRAYLKLAEDKTETAKEESQQMVLDIEDLDNIQTPENVLLSAVSGEDTQDRTDRLLLTPWVKFLWESYRQCLDLLRNNSKVERLYHDIAQQAFKFCLQYTRKAEFRKLCDNLRMHLSQIQRHHNQSTAINLNNPESQSMHLETRLVQLDSAISMELWQEAFKAVEDIHGLFALSKKPPKPQLMANYYNKVSTVFWKSGNALFHACTLHRLYHLSREMRKNLTQEEMQRMSTRVLLATLSIPITPERTDIARLLDMDGIIVEKHRRLATLLGLQSPPTRQSLINDMVRFNLLQYIVPEVKELHNWLEVDFHPLKLSGRVTKVLNWVRDQGEKESDLQQYVPHLQSNTILRLLQQVAQIYQSIEFSRLASLVPFVDAFQLERSIVDAARHCDLQVRLDHTSRTLSFGSDLNYSTKEDAPVGPFLQNMPSEQIRNQLTAMSASLAKALQVIKPPSTLQEREEHSQQAIAAYLKNARKDHQRILARRQTIEERKERLESLNIQREKEELEQREAEQQKVRKAEEERLRQEAKEREKERIMQEHEQIKKKTVRERLEQIKKTELGAKAFKDIDIEDLEELDPDFIMAKQVEQLEKEKKELQERLKNQEKKIDYFERAKRLEEIPLIIKAYEEQRVKDMELWELQEEERISNMKIEREKALEHKKRMSRMMEDKENFLSKITAARSFIYEEKLKVFEERLVEERKNHLEKRKIQRKEDRRKAFYLQKEEEEQRIHEEQLKKEREERERIEQEQRDEEEKEYQERLRKLEEQERKQRARQQEIEERERRREEERRTNPDEKPKDWVGEKEEGGWRKRTEGESEWRRPVADKEWRQEGRDDDKEERDPFKRGEGVRRGGDDRGPRRGVDDDRGPRRGGDDDRPSRRGMDDDRAPRRGFDDDRGPRRGFDDDRGPRRGFDDDRGPRRGFDDDRGPRRGFDDDRGPRRGFDDDRTPRRGFDDDRGPRRAFDDDRGPRRGFDDDRGPRRVMDDSRGPRRDDDWGPRRGGDDDRSGRDDGPRRGGDDPAPWKPLTKPGGGWREREKAREESWGPPRGGTNDDQDDKEREEPPSDRFGDRQREDNGWRRSEEGGRGGWRDSRREDTERRVERDDRRDDPQRAPPKELNDGGTWRRGGEERREERDKPKEKEREREQDKDTEGDKTWRADKDRRTKNETDDDGWTTVRR; encoded by the exons ATGCCGGCGTATTTCCAACGCCCAGAGAATGCTCTGAAACGAGCGAATG AATTCCTGGAGGTTGGCAAGAAGCAACCTGCATTGGACGTTTTGTACGATGTCATCAAGAGCAAGAAACATCGAACATGGCAGAAGATCCACGAGCCCATTATGCTCAAATACCTGGAGCTATGCGTGGATCTTCGCAAGAGTCACCTGGCAAAGGAGGGTCTTTACCAGTACAAAAACATCTGCCAGCAG GTCAACATCAAGTCTCTTGAGGATGTGGTTAGGGCTTACTTGAAGCTGGCGGAGGACAAGACCGAAACTGCTAAAGAGGAGTCCCAGCAGATGGTCCTGGACATTGAGGATCTGGACAACATCCAGACTCCAGAAAA TGTGCTCCTGAGTGCTGTGAGTGGAGAAGACACTCAGGATCGTACCGATCGTCTGCTCCTCACTCCGTGGGTGAAATTTCTGTGGGAGTCCTACCGCCAATGCCTGGACCTTCTCCGAAACAACTCCAAGGTGGAGCGCCTTTACCATGACATCGCCCAGCAAG CATTCAAGTTTTGCCTTCAGTACACCCGAAAGGCAGAGTTTCGCAAGTTGTGTGACAACCTGCGAATGCATCTGAGTCAAATTCAGCGACACCACAACCAGAGTACTGCCATCAACCTCAACAACCCTGAAAGTCAGTCCATGCACCTGGAGACGCGCCTGGTGCAGCTTGACAGTGCCATAAGCATGGAGCTCTGGCAG GAAGCATTTAAGGCTGTTGAGGACATCCATGGTTTGTTTGCTCTGTCCAAAAAGCCACCCAAACCCCAACTGATGGCCAACTATTACAACAAGGTGTCGACTGTGTTTTGGAAGTCTGGAAATGCCCTTTTCCATGCTTGCACCCTCCACCGGCTTTATCACCTCTCTAGAGAGATGCGCAAGAATCTCACACAAGAGGAGATGCagag GATGTCTACCAGAGTCCTCCTGGCTACTCTCTCCATTCCCATCACCCCCGAGCGCACAGATATCGCTCGGCTGTTGGACATGGATGGTATCATTGTGGAGAAACACCGGCGGCTGGCAACCCTCCTGGGTCTGCAGTCTCCACCAACTCGCCAAAGTCTGATCAATGACATG GTGAGGTTTAACTTGTTGCAGTACATAGTACCCGAGGTAAAAGAACTTCACAATTGGCTCGAAGTTGATTTCCATCCCTTGAAGCTCAGTGGAAGAGTAACCAAG GTGCTGAATTGGGTCAGAGACCAAGGTGAGAAGGAGTCTGACCTTCAGCAATATGTCCCTCACTTGCAAAGCAACACCATCTTGCGTCTTTTGCAACAG GTTGCACAGATCTATCAGAGCATTGAGTTCAGTCGTCTGGCCTCCCTGGTTCCATTTGTGGATGCCTTCCAGCTGGAGCGCTCCATTGTTGATGCTGCCAGGCACTGTGATCTGCAG GTTCGACTTGACCACACCTCTCGGACCTTGAGTTTTGGATCTGACCTAAACTACTCCACTAAAGAGGATGCTCCAGTTGGTCCATTCTTGCAAAACATGCCATCTGAGCAAATAAGGAACCAGCTGACTGCTATGTCTGCCTCTTTGGCCAAGGCCCTGCAGGTCATCAAACCTCCCTCCACTCTG caAGAGCGTGAGGAGCACAGCCAGCAGGCCATCGCTGCTTATCTGAAAAACGCCCGCAAAGATCATCAGCGCATCCTGGCTCGTAGACAGACCATAGAAGAGCGCAAGGAGCGTCTTGAAAGCCTCAACATACAACGTGAGAAGGAAGAACTAGAGCAGCGGGAAGCTGAGCAGCAGAAGGTCCGCAAGGCAGAGGAGGAGCGCCTGCGTCAAGAGGCTAAAGAGCGGGAGAAGGAGCGCATCATGCAAGAGCACGAGCAGATCAAGAAAAAGACAGTCCGAGAGCGCCTGGAGCAAATTAAGAAGACCGAACTGGGCGCCAAGGCCTTCAAGGATATTGACATCGAG GACCTGGAGGAGCTGGATCCTGACTTCATCATGGCTAAGCAAGTGGAGCAGttggagaaagagaaaaaagaactCCAAGAGCGCCTGAAGAACCAGGAGAAGAAG ATTGACTACTTTGAGAGGGCAAAACGACTTGAGGAAATTCCTCTTATCATAAAGGCCTATGAAGAGCAGCGTGTCAAGGACATGGAACTTTGGGAGCTCCAAGAGGAGGAGCGG atcaGTAACATGAAAATAGAACGGGAAAAGGCCCTGGAGCACAAGAAGCGGATGTCCCGCATGATGGAGGACAAAGAGAACTTTTTATCCAAAATCACTGCTGCGCGTAGCTTCATTTATGAG GAGAAACTGAAGGTATTCGAGGAGCGCCTGGTGGAGGAAAGAAAGAATCATCTGGAGAAAAGGAAGATTCAGCGTAAAGAAGACCGACGTAAGGCTTTCTACCtccagaaagaagaagaagaacagcGTATCCACGAGGAACAGCTCAAGAAAG AACGCGAAGAGCGTGAGCGCATTGAACAGGAGCAGCGAgacgaggaggagaaagagTATCAGGAGCGCCTGCGTAAACTTGAAGAGCAGGAACGGAAGCAACGTGCTCGTCAGCAGGAGATCGAAGAGCGCGAGCGCCGTCGTGAAGAGGAGAGGCGCACAAACCCAGACGAGAAACCCAAG GACTGGGTGGGAGAGAAAGAGGAGGGAGGATGGCGGAAGCGCACCGAAGGGGAATCAGAGTGGCGACGTCCTGTGGCCGACAA GGAATGGAGGCAAGAGGGTCGGGATGATGACAAAGAGGAGCGGGATCCTTTCAAACGAGGAGAGGGTGTACGTCGAGGCGGAGATGACCGAGGGCCCCGGAGAGGCGTTGACGATGATCGAGGTCCACGTCGGGGCGGCGACGACGACCGTCCCTCTCGCAGAGGGATGGATGACGACCGAGCTCCACGCAGAGGTTTTGACGACGATCGCGGCCCCCGCCGTGGCTTTGACGACGATCGCGGTCCCCGGCGTGGCTTTGACGACGACCGCGGCCCCCGACGTGGCTTTGACGACGATCGCGGCCCTCGACGCGGCTTTGACGACGACCGCGGCCCCAGGCGTGGCTTTGATGACGATCGCACCCCCCGGCGTGGCTTTGACGACGAtcgcggcccccggcgcgcttTTGACGACGATCGCGGCCCCCGCCGCGGATTTGACGACGACAGAGGACCACGTAGGGTCATGGATGACTCCAGGGGTCCCAGGCGTGATGATGACTGGGGACCCAGAAGAGGAGGTGACGACGACAGAAGTGGTAGGGACGATGGTCCACGTCGTGGTGGTGATGACCCGGCACCTTGGAAGCCACTCACTAAACCAG GAGGTGGTTGGCGTGAACGGGAAAAGGCGAGAGAGGAGAGCTGGGGTCCTCCTCGCGGCGGCACCAATGATGACCAAGAtgacaaagagagagaggaacCTCCCAGTGATCGCTTCGGAGACCGTCAAAG AGAGGACAATGGCTGGAGGCGATCagaagaaggaggaagaggcggCTGGAGAGATTCTCGCAGAGAGGACACTGAGCGCCGCGTTGAGCGTGACGATCGCCGTGATGATCCCCAGAGAGCCCCACCAAAAGAGTTAAATGATG GAGGCACCTGGCGTCGTGGAGGTGAAGAAAGACGTGAGGAACGTGACAAGCCCAAAGAAAAAGAGCGGGAGCGCGAGCAAGACAAAGATACCGAGGGAGACAAGACCTGGCGTGCGGACAAAGATCGTCGCACCAAAAACGAGACCGATGATGATGGCTGGACCACCGTCCGCCGCTGA
- the emx2 gene encoding homeobox protein EMX2, whose translation MFQPTPKRCFTIESLVAKDNPVTASRSEEPIRPAALSYANSGQMNPFLNGFHSGARGVYSNPDLVFADTVSHQANSAVPVHPVAPPHALAAHPLSSPHSPHPLFGSQQRDPSTFYPWLLHRYRYLGHRFQGNEAGPESFLLHNALARKPKRIRTAFSPSQLLRLEHAFEKNHYVVGAERKQLAHSLSLTETQVKVWFQNRRTKFKRQKLEEEGSESQQKKKGSHHINRWRLATKQSSPEEIDVTSDD comes from the exons ATGTTTCAGCCCACACCCAAGAGGTGTTTCACGATAGAATCGTTGGTTGCCAAGGATAATCCGGTAACGGCGTCCCGCTCGGAGGAGCCCATCCGGCCGGCGGCTCTCAGCTATGCAAACTCTGGCCAGATGAACCCCTTCCTCAACGGCTTTCACTCCGGAGCCAGGGGCGTCTACTCAAACCCGGACTTGGTGTTCGCCGACACGGTCTCGCATCAGGCCAACTCGGCGGTCCCGGTGCATCCGGTGGCCCCGCCGCACGCCCTGGCCGCTCATCCGCTCTCGTCCCCGCATAGTCCGCACCCTCTTTTTGGTAGCCAGCAAAGAGACCCCTCTACTTTTTACCCCTGGTTATTACACAGATATAGATACTTGGGACACAGATTTCAAG GCAACGAAGCAGGTCCCGAGAGCTTCCTTTTGCACAACGCGCTCGCCCGAAAGCCCAAAAGAATCCGCACGGCTTTCTCTCCATCGCAACTTCTGCGGCTCGAACACGCCTTTGAGAAAAATCATTACGTGGTGGGCGCAGAGAGGAAACAGCTCGCGCACAGCCTTAGCCTCACAGAAACTCAG GTAAAAGTGTGGTTTCAGAACCGAAGGACAAAATTCAAGAGACAGAAGCTGGAAGAGGAGGGCTCCGAGTCGCAACAGAAAAAGAAGGGCTCCCATCACATAAATCGCTGGAGGTTGGCCACCAAGCAGTCCAGTCCGGAGGAAATTGATGTGACTTCGGACGATTAA
- the dennd10 gene encoding DENN domain-containing protein 10, translating to MASIETQSMLSVGLIEKDVNGDTLWVWCYPSVDSDLRSVLLSKCCLTQSKDDFHTFVFGQFCRIWYYISTLEVEEPTPLNKVTHLSVVVRAKDFNPEKYAALNRILCRMYIKYGSPVKMMEVYIAVLIKGICQSEENGSFLTKDYDIRKAFLAGSIKDVVSQFGMETIILYTAVMLKKKIAVHHPRIEALLEFTRALPALAWHRKDWSILHPYVHLTDTELEHLNKCSGYIAGFVDPEVSNRSDLFDVYVNLPDSVITISQSAKEAMMMGKLHKDIGNLIVHSAEDTEKSDGQVVKDISLKTQQILAHLETLADQCEGSKMTLEYLKQQHFPPATENFLFHLAAAEQILRM from the exons ATGGCATCAATCGAAACACAGTCCATGTTAAGCGTCGGATTGATTG AAAAAGATGTGAACGGTGACACTCTGTGGGTGTGGTGCTATCCTTCGGTGGACTCTGATCTTCGAAGCGTCCTCCTGAGCAAGTGCTGTTTGACGCAGAGCAAGGATGATTTTCATACCTTTGTATTTGGCCAATTCTGCCGCATTTGGTACTACATCAGCACACTTGAGGTAGAGGAGCCAACACCTCTAAACAAG GTCACACATTTGTCAGTGGTAGTTAGAGCAAAAGACTTCAACCCTGAGAAATATGCTGCGCTTAATCGAATACTCTGCAG GATGTACATCAAATATGGCAGTCCAGTGAAAATGATGGAGGTCTACATCGCTGTCCTCATCAAAGGTATTTGCCAGAGTGAAGAGAATGGCTCGTTTTTAACCAAGGACTACGATATCCGAAAGGCATTCCTGGCAGGCTCAATCAAAG ATGTGGTATCTCAGTTTGGCATGGAAACCATCATCCTGTACACTGCTGTCATgctgaaaaaaaagattgctgtCCACCACCCTCGAATTGAAGCGTTATTGGAATTCACGAG AGCACTTCCTGCTCTCGCGTGGCACAGGAAAGACTGGTCTATTCTACATCCATATGTGCACCTGACTGATACTGAACTGGAGCATCTCAATAAATGCTCAG gatATATAGCAGGATTTGTCGATCCAGAGGTGAGCAACAGATCGGACCTGTTTGATGTGTATGTCAACCTCCCAGACAGTGTCATCACTATTTCACAGAGTGCCAAAG AGGCTATGATGATGGGGAAGTTACATAAGGACATTGGCAATCTTATTGTCCATTCTGCAGAAGACACGGAGAAGTCAGATGGTCAAGTCGTTAAG GACATTTCTTTAAAGACCCAACAAATTCTTGCTCATTTGGAGACCTTGGCCGATCAGTGTGAAGGCTCTAAAATGACTTTGGAATATTTAAAGCAGCAACATTTCCCTCCAGCGACGGAAAACTTCCTGTTTCATCTGGCTGCGGCTGAGCAGATTTTACGGATGTAA